One segment of Erigeron canadensis isolate Cc75 chromosome 2, C_canadensis_v1, whole genome shotgun sequence DNA contains the following:
- the LOC122586305 gene encoding protein C2-DOMAIN ABA-RELATED 4-like, which translates to MNNLKGLLRIRIKRGVNLAVRDINTSDPYIVVRMGKQEVYDHDFFSTDDKMGDSEFYILPFLEGLKMNLKSVPSGTVITQIKPSKSNCLTEESIITWRNNAVVQDLRLRLRNVECGEIEIELHWIDVPGCNLV; encoded by the exons ATGAATAATCTAAAAGGCCTTCTAAGAATTCGGATTAAACGAGGTGTTAATCTCGCTGTTCGTGATATCAATACGAGCGATCCATATATTGTGGTTAGGATGGGAAAACAG GAAGTGTATGACCATGACTTTTTTAGCACGGACGATAAGATGGGAGACTCAGAATTTTACATACTACCGTTTTTAGAGGGTCTAAAGATGAACCTAAAGAGCGTACCCAGTGGGACTGTTATAACCCAGATAAAACCAAGCAAGTCAAATTGCCTCACAGAAGAGAGCATCATTACGTGGAGAAATAATGCAGTAGTTCAAGATTTGCGTCTGAGATTGAGAAATGTAGAATGTGGTGAAATCGAAATCGAGCTTCATTGGATTGATGTTCCAGGTTGCAATTTGGTTTAG